The Dioscorea cayenensis subsp. rotundata cultivar TDr96_F1 chromosome 19, TDr96_F1_v2_PseudoChromosome.rev07_lg8_w22 25.fasta, whole genome shotgun sequence genome includes a window with the following:
- the LOC120249734 gene encoding uncharacterized protein LOC120249734 has product MELHSPSAGKRIWNVLRVAFYMMRKGLISKRKLIMDMNLMVKRGKLVGKKTLGNLMFHHHHSRRRGSGYGFQDYEFSCSNSPNPVFFHAAAKRRHNYFPCIHAIAEDESPSPSPVIVLPRIEFSPQTSHDGLSELDLSPGDLRSSPLVSPLSIRVSDFSDDDGGDNSVLEVDDEAEEFIKRFYEQLKAQSRIALLEYQEREYQNMLVRGAY; this is encoded by the coding sequence ATGGAGCTCCATTCTCCAAGCGCCGGCAAGAGAATATGGAATGTCCTTAGGGTGGCCTTCTACATGATGAGGAAGGGACTCATTTCTAAAAGGAAGCTTATCATGGACATGAACTTGATGGTAAAGAGAGGAAAGCTCGTCGGCAAGAAGACACTTGGCAATCTTATgttccaccaccaccactctcGGCGGCGTGGTTCCGGCTATGGTTTTCAAGATTATGAGTTCTCTTGCAGCAATAGCCCAAACCCAGTTTTTTTCCACGCTGCCGCCAAACGCCGCCACAACTACTTCCCTTGCATCCATGCCATCGCCGAGGATGAGTCTCCCAGCCCGAGCCCAGTCATTGTGCTTCCCAGGATTGAATTCTCTCCTCAGACCTCACATGATGGCTTATCTGAGCTTGATCTCTCTCCGGGAGATCTACGCAGCAGCCCGCTGGTGTCTCCTTTGTCTATCAGAGTCTCCGACTTCtcagatgatgatggtggtgataATTCTGTCCTTGAGGTGGACGATGAGGCTGAGGAGTTCATCAAGAGGTTCTATGAGCAGCTGAAAGCTCAAAGCCGCATTGCTTTGCTAGAGTACCAGGAGAGGGAGTATCAGAACATGCTTGTCCGAGGAGCTTATTAG